The genome window AATTAATCAGTAAAATTTAGGGAGAAGACGGTATTAAACAATCATGGGGTTATAATCCTTGCAAACAGTGAGAGGCCCCAGGCTTTTATACTTACCTTCAGTTGTAATGATTACCGGTCCTAATAGAACTCAGTCAAAAAAATTTCACAACATGAAACAAAGATAGATGGTTATGTGCAAAAGATAGCAAAAGTGAATTAGCACATACCTCTCCGGAATAAAGCTCAGCCAAGATACAGCCAAGAGACCAGAGATCAATCTTGTGGTCATATGAGTGGCCAAGGATGACTTCAGGAGCCCTGTAGGACCGAGATTGCACATACAGGGACAAGTTGTCACTCTGGAAACAGCTACTTCCAAGATCTATAACCTTTATCTCACATTTCCGATAACTCTTGACTAGTATATTTTCAGGCTTCAAGTCACAATGAATGATTCCCAGGCCGTGCAAATAAACTAATGCTTCTAAACATTGTCTGGTTATAGTCTGCGTACATAGTCAGCAAAGCACGGCATGAAGGTCTAGATGAATCCAAATCATAGTTATATCATCTTTTATAGCCCTATATTATTATTTctcttattttttctttttctagagAACTAAAGTCGGAAGATGTAATCTATATACCACAAAACGAATCTGTTTAAGAATAGTTTTCGTTTCCAAAGAAAGAGTTCAGTTTAAATTTATGATAGCATCAAATGCTActgtttaatattataattgcattgTCATGCTATTAATTTTTACAAGAACCTCCTATTGTCTGAAGTTGTAATAAGAGAATCCAATCCTCCATACGAAGGATCTGAGTCATCTAACAAATTAATACTTTATCGGGGACTAAAGGAGAATTTACAAGCGTAGCATAGCTGGAACAAACCTGCAACCTGCTCATTTTGAAATAAGGCTCTCCGCCAGATTCTCTAttgaatttttgaaattcaTACAAGTTTGCTCGCAGAAGTTCACAAACAATGAAGAGATGTTCCTGTGAAGGGTTAAACACAGACATCAGGCCACATTTCTGCATGATATAGAGCTAAAGTGCTAAACTGACATGCTACATATCcacaatatataattacatattaaatattaaagaacATGACACTTGCAGGGTATTGGTTTACATCTTAAGTTCATATTAACAATACGTCTGATTCATACAAAGAATTACATGTTTGGTAGTAAATAGTTGCATCTAAAAGTGACTGATGCGCAAGGGGAGGTTAAATATGCCAAATGGTTGATGAACACATCTCAGTGAATCATAAACACTTAGGTCAGAACAAGCTTTCCTTATTTTTCATGAACACTTCTCCTTCAATTTAGGAAAAATACACTACCCCTCATCTCCGTCCGTCTACTCTCAGGTAGAACTCACTTGTTCAACACTTCTCAGCTATAGTCATCCCCTTAAAGAACATACAGTGGCCAGGTGGGGTGTACGTGGTCATttgtattcaattaattttagttGACCTGCCTCTAATCCTTAGTCTCATTCTGGGTAGGAAACTGATAAATACTGTTGATGTGCTTGCTTGCATGAGTTTTCAACAAATGTTGTTAAATGTACACCAACACCAAAAGCAGACCATTAATTTGGTTTCTGTTCTTGTGTGGCTGATGTAATTAACTTATTGACTAACCTTAATATCCTTCTTTCTCAGCTATTTTTTCTCTTGCGTCTTAATTGTCATACTATTGAACGGTTCCCATTAGCAGTCTAAGGCTTCTTTTAGTTGTTGCAAAAACTGTTATATATGCCACATTCTGTTTTGTCCACCATGCAACTTTTGGCCTCATTCAGTATGGTCGTTCTGATTTCCAGGAATTTGTCTTTTGCAAGATTCTTGGTTGAGCAGAATCCTTAGCAGCATAGATTCAGATATTCTTAGTCTTCACCAATTTGGacagtatgttttttttatcatacTGACAAATTAACAAGCAGGAAGAATGGGTTGCTGGTTTTATCTATCAAACAATGGTACTTGACTTTGATAGTTCATGCATATTATTATCAGTTTAAGTAGTGAATTATCATGACAATGGTTAACCCGGCTCAAGATTTGGTTacaatttatcaattaaactGTTTGCATGGTGTGTAATTAATTATACATTACTGTTTCCACGACCggttttaaaagaattttcacTATAACTCCTTTCCTCAACTAATTTTATGCTATGTCAGTCTTAAGTTTCAACTGATTAGAGTGGAATAGATGATAAACTGAAGGAAGaaactaatgttgtgtttgtttggggaaatggaatggaatgagtaaaattatttgaaactaatagagataaggggaaatttttgaaaataaaattaagtgcGTGCAAAATTACTataatgagatttgagaagaaattgggggtaggagagaatggagcatttcatctcaaattgaaggtgtgatcactagcacatgatgtaaggaatttaatggaggaaggaatgaatttttttaacaattggCCAAAACgtatttcatttttcatttccttccttccggaatcattcaccccaaccaaacacaacggAGTAAGGTTTAATGCTATAATTATTCTTTAATCCTAAACGTCAAAAAAATACCTAGCTATGTGTTCTAGTCCTATGTTTTGTTCCAATCTACCAAACAACACTAATCCCAAATTGTTAATCTTAAGTGTGAACATATTCTAAACAACAGTGTCCTAATTCTGTGCTTTACAGAACTGAAATAGGACGTGGATCACCAGATGCTGTTGTCGGTATATAAGCTACTAATAAGTATAATTGGTTCAGGGCGTATTTGCTTGTTTTTTTTAACAGAGTCTATTTAATTCAAATTCGTTAAGATTGAATGACTAACAATCCAATCCAAAGAGGAGCATGCGGCTTAGATTTTTCGACATCCTCTTAGACATGTCACTGTTCTTATGCTAAAAGCAGAGGTGAAAGAATTCAAGCAGTGGCAGAACCAGGGAGGGGCTGGCCACGGCATAAGCCACGACTggtcattaaaaaaatagaaaaaaatattaatatgaaataccGCATCTGTCAGGGGGAGTTCTAATTCCGCCACTGATTATAAGTAATATAGTAAAAGAGGTAGCTGTTTTTGCACAGTGAAACCAATACCAAGATGTAACCTCTCTACTTATACAGTGAAATCAATACAGTACATAAAAACTGCTCAATGATAAGCAAACGAAGACGTGGAAGAGAAACATCAAAAGTTTCTTAAAGGAAGTGACTTGAGATAATTGTCAAAACATAAACTACTTCCAGTTATTCATTCTAACTAAACACATAAAACAATCTTACATTAGCGTGACTTGTAAAAAGCAAAAAATGTACGCAGAGAGAGAACATTGCTGCAATTATTTGGATACCTAAGGACAATGTAGAGCATTGAACCTATCAGAAAGCAAACCATTCTGATTTAAGATCAGAAGGCAGGGGATCATCATAAGGAATATTGTATTAACAGATAGATAATATAATCAAACCATGAAAAATATGGAACAGCAGGTCTAGTTTAACATAGACAAAGTTAGAAGAATGATAACAATAAGATGGAAAAGAAATATAGCAGAAAGTGTGCAATACTGACTTATGATGCGCAAGTTGGTCAACATACCTGGTAATAGAAATAATCATAAAGACGGAGAATGTGGTGTTCATCACCAGGATCGTGCTTGTTTACAAACTTCAGAAGTTTGATTTCATCTAAACTTTGATCAAAAAAATCTTTATCATTTTTAATGATCTTCAAGCACACATCCACTCCCATTAGAAGATCATGTGCCTGAACCACTTTGCTAAAAGCAGCTGAACCTAGGTATTCCGTAATGTAATATCTCCCAGCAATCATGGTGTTCATAACAATAGGAAAATCTTTGTTCTCTTCGAATCCAGTTCTGCATTAAATAAAAACCTGTCAGTTCTTTGCCACAAATCTAACTGCAATAGACAAGTCCCTGATTTCCACACAACGCCAAAATGAAAAAACATTCTACTCGAAACATCTAAATCATCAACGATATCTATTGCGATACACAGTATAACTCATTTTATGTAGAGTTCCGGCATTGTTTAGATATATGACATCTAAACAAGAAATACATAGCAGGTCAAGATTCTCAAACCTATTCTTCCTGTGTATAATCCTTAAATTGAATACTTCGTAATCCTCCTCATTAGCGGTATAAAGAAGCTCATCACCAGTAGCGCTGCCACCTTCATCACCAgcaatattattctcataagaATCTTTATTTACTTCGTTGTCGTCTTCACCGTCAAAGTTACATATTCTACCTTCACAGGAACCTTCCTCACCAATCTGATCATTTAATATCAAGGGGCTCTTAAGATCTCGAAAAATGCAGCTGGTATCTGTTTCGTGCTCCACAGTGAGAACATATTCATTTGGTCTATTCCCTGTTGCCTTAAACTGAAAATTGCTTTCTTTGAGATCCGCGAGAATCTCTAGTTCAGAATCCCCGCCATAAAAGGCATGATCAAGATAGCTGTTTTTATCAGTCTTGATTCCATCTCTATGGTAGCTGCTTTCGTCCAAGTCATAGTAATCTTTAACTTCAACCTCAGCTTTTACGCTGTCCATGGGATGAAAAGACCAGGATTCATCAGCGTGATCATTTTTTGGGATTGATTGACCTGTCTCTAACTCGTGTTTAGAATCCAAATCATTTACACATCGATCCTGCTTCTGAAAAGTCATGACAAACTTGTCTTCACTAGGTTCGCCATAAAAGTCGGAGCTGCCCAAACAAGGAGGCATAGTATCACAGTCGTCTTCTTTGTGCTTGTACCAATTCAAGTCATTTTGCAAATCAAAGTCATGGTAATCCCGTGCTGTGCCAAATTGTGACAATCTATCTGATGAGGCTTGAGAACTTGCCACTCCCACAGCACGAACTCCATACGGATTTGTGAAATCTGCAGAACCATTCAGCAAATCCAGCAACCACTTACCATCCACTACAGTTATTAATCACTTATTTCCTGACTATTAAAAAAACATTCTTAAGCtttttgttaaatattcaaattactcataagtgatatattgcaTAGTTTTTCAACTTCTGAGCAAAACAATTTCGAGAGCAAGAGCCTATGGGGTCAATTTATTGTCGAATACAGTAATTCAACTTGAAGCAGAGTAACAAGGAACCTAATGACAACCTCCAAATAATTTCTATATTCAAACTTCAAAACAAGTGTAAATATAtgcacataaatatatttttcggaatGGTCGATcacagaaatttaaaatttgtcagGTACACAGACCGAACCATCAACCTCTTGTTACCGCCAAAATAGCATTGAACTCCAATACCATGGATCATGCAAATTATAATTACTTACAAACAAACAACATAAATGTACCTGAAGGATACAAATCAGTAGTAGAAGAATCAACGCTGACAAACTCATCATTCGACGAATCCGAAACAGAATCACCACCATCCAAGACCTTCTCATGCGACCTTATAGTCAAAATCTTTAGCTCCGGGGGAGGCGGAAGCACAGGGAACAAAAATCTCTGAAAATCAACACCACCTAGCTCCGATTTCTCGATAATGTCCTCCATAAGGGCTGTTTCACAGCTAGACAAACCATTTTTCCTCAAGAACTCCAACACAAGTTCTATGTCAGAAACAGACATGATGAAACAGTGATAATAGTGTTAGTGATCAAAGAGGAAAAAGAGAGATGGTCATAGTGAAAGGTGAGAAGTGAGTGTAGAGTTGGGGGTTGCATAGTTTGTATATAAAAgtttggagagagagagatgtgagagagggagggggagagagagagagagagagagagagagagagagagagagagagagatgagagggatgagagagagagagatgagagaagagtATCTAGTACTGACTGTAAAACTGAAGGCAAGATAACAACTCTCTCACCAACTTTGTGAAAGTAATGTTGGACCTGGGATTCATATGTTTTTTCCATGGTGGTGTGATCGTGGGCTCCATTATTACCTTGTGGGAGCACTGTCAAGAAGATTATTACTATCACTCATCATCGTCCTTTTACCATTTTCCATTCTTTTGATTGattttctttcttattttaaatgcaGAAAGTGAAATTTACAAGGGAAAAAACAACttcgaaaataatttataacattCATTTGTTCTTATTCGGCTGAGAATTTCAAGTTCGTTCTCATTCGGCAGAGAATTTCAAGTTCAGGCCTACATTTGTTTATATACTCTCATAGTAATGTTTGATTCATTCCTACTTGCcgaaaattaacaaaaaaaatctttttaaacCAAATTATCGAACAAAATTACATAAGCCGCATAGTACAAAGTAATTCGATTAATGCCGATTCCAATTTATTAGAAATTGTTTGACCGTCAACTTTTGGCAAAGTTGTCTACTTGTGTATAAGATTAGAACGTTGAGGTGCCATagatttttctcttttttttccttttcccaGAGTAGGGACCATCAAATTAGCTACTGTaactcataattttataatttcttatatataaaacggtttgtctagtgtgtgcccatgggcacatgctaagcgcggaaatttttgtaattgggagattttgattggtgtggttggtgtatttgcaggggggtccaccattatcaagagaaatgagccaatcaaaatgatctaaacataaaattttccgcgcttagcatgtgcccatgggcacaccatagaaaaaccgtatatAAAAAAGACTTATAAACTGTACCTTTCGAATTTTTGGCATTTGTGACAAAACTCTTCAGAAGTTCCCTCCGTGATCGGCTTTCTTTTGTGGACACTAGTCCTTTAGTAACCAGAAGTAACTTTATGTGTCGTTtgactttattttattatttttattctttttgaaaatcaaattctcaattttattgttttgatttattttataaattttttcagaACTTATTTGAAGAATTGGTCGCTCAtattttggggaaaaaaatctaaattataaaatcaacaaCCACTTAACTTTTAGGAATACTATGTTATCATTATGTAATTGATTTTTCTAAATGATatgatcatttttttttctgtacGTGATAatcttatatatttgtttttttttacatgtaataCTTCTTATGTTAAGTAAAACTAAATAAAACGTAATAGAATTGATCTCGAactgcaaaaataatttatatttgaaattcttaagcaAAAATACATGCAAAAGAATTCTGAATCATATAAAACGAATGAAAATGAGCGAAACAAATTTCTATCACCAAATTTTTAGCATCAAATATCTCCATTCACTTATAGTAGATTTTAATTGGTCTAAGGG of Daucus carota subsp. sativus chromosome 3, DH1 v3.0, whole genome shotgun sequence contains these proteins:
- the LOC108215393 gene encoding uncharacterized protein LOC108215393, with the translated sequence MSVSDIELVLEFLRKNGLSSCETALMEDIIEKSELGGVDFQRFLFPVLPPPPELKILTIRSHEKVLDGGDSVSDSSNDEFVSVDSSTTDLYPSDFTNPYGVRAVGVASSQASSDRLSQFGTARDYHDFDLQNDLNWYKHKEDDCDTMPPCLGSSDFYGEPSEDKFVMTFQKQDRCVNDLDSKHELETGQSIPKNDHADESWSFHPMDSVKAEVEVKDYYDLDESSYHRDGIKTDKNSYLDHAFYGGDSELEILADLKESNFQFKATGNRPNEYVLTVEHETDTSCIFRDLKSPLILNDQIGEEGSCEGRICNFDGEDDNEVNKDSYENNIAGDEGGSATGDELLYTANEEDYEVFNLRIIHRKNRTGFEENKDFPIVMNTMIAGRYYITEYLGSAAFSKVVQAHDLLMGVDVCLKIIKNDKDFFDQSLDEIKLLKFVNKHDPGDEHHILRLYDYFYYQEHLFIVCELLRANLYEFQKFNRESGGEPYFKMSRLQTITRQCLEALVYLHGLGIIHCDLKPENILVKSYRKCEIKVIDLGSSCFQSDNLSLYVQSRSYRAPEVILGHSYDHKIDLWSLGCILAELYSGEVLFPNEPMVMLLGRMIGILGPIDMEMLATGQDTDKYFTKEYDLYHINEDTNQLEYIIPEESSLEDHLQISDVGLANFLRDLLEINPLRRITASEALEHPWLSYSYESSFC